The genomic region TTTTGGTCGAATGAAGTCACTGGATTTTATGGTGATGTCAGTGCAAAAGGCGGTACAAATTTAGGAAATGGCGGTTTTGTTGAAATTTCCGGTAAAGATAATCTTGTATTTTCCGGTTCTGTGAATGTGAGTGCAGCAAATGGTCTTTTGGGAACAGTTTTATTCGATCCAAGAGATATTAATATTGTTGCAGGTGCGGGTGCAGATGATAATCAATTGAATCTCAATGTTCCCAATCCTGGCGATCCCATCGGTCAAATTTTAACTGGCGATGGCGGAACTTTAGCAGACTTCCAAATTGGTAGCGCTACACTCGGTGGAATTGCGGGTAATATTCTTCTTCAAGCGAGTCGAGATATTAACCTCAATACGGATTTAACTTTAAACCCTCCAGGAAGTTTGGGAACGACGATTGCTTTTACTGCGGGTAGAGACTTTAATGGTGCGGGTCAAGATATTACTGCTCCGGGAAGAAATATTATAATTACCGCAGGGAATAATTTAACAATTGGCAATATTGATACTTCTCTAAATGTTGCGGGTGGAGTAGGAATAGGTGGAATTATAAATTTAACCGCAGCAACGGGAGATATAGTCACAGGCAATCTCAATTCTTTTGTGACTCCTAATGGAGATTTAGGAAGTGCAATCGGTGGAGGGGTCAATTTAACAGCAACCGCAGGCAGTATTGTAACAGGCGCAATTGATTCTTCTGCAACCGCTAATAGTGGCGGTATCGGAGTGGTGACAGCAACTGCGGGAACAGTTGCGATTAATGGGAGAAATAGCGTTGATATAGGCGATATTGCGACGGTGGGTAATGCAAATAGTGTGGCAACCGGGATTGGTGCAACGGCAACTAGCGGTCAGGTTATTGTTAACTCGGACAGTGCATTGAACGTTGGTGCAATTGAGACATCCGCGACAGTAGCGACTAATGGAGGGACAGAAACGGCAACGGGGGGATCAGTGCGATTAGTTGCGGGTGCAAATCCCGGTAGTCCCCTTAGTTTTGTCGCTATCGTAGCGGCAGCAGCGGCGGCAAATACAGCAACGGGTGGAAATGTAGAAATTAATTTCGATAGTAGCAACCCCGATAATGTGGGGAATGGATTGGTTCGAGGAACGGGTTTGGGTACGACGATTAACACAGTAGGAAATACGGCTTCGGGTAGCGTGACAATTCGGCACGATGGGGGATTTAATAATATTCCCTTTGTTGTTGGCGATCCTAATGTCGCGGTCGATCCTAATAGTAATGGAACAGCGGGAGCAATTGATGCGGGAAATGCACCTCTAACGGGGACATTTGATGTATTAGCGAATGGGGGATCGGTGAATCCCCAACCGAATATTACAATTACTTCTGTTAATACGCCGCCGAGTATTGTTCCCTTTCCCAATCCAGTTGCAACGATTCAACAAAATCAAACGTTCAACTTGACTTTTGCACAAATCGCCGCGCGAGTTTCTGATGTTAACCTGGATGATTTTATTAACAATTCGATCGTGATTGATAACATTACAGCGACAGGAACGCTGACGTTGGTTCGCGGGGGAAATTCCATTGTTCTTGCACCGGATTCAACACAAAAACTACAACCGGGAGATGTTTTAGTTTATACGCCTCTTGGAAATTTTGTAGGATCGCTGAATATTTTCCGGGTGAATGCAGATGATGTAGTGTCGGATGCTATTCCACGGCTGGTAAATATTAATATCTCTCAGCGCTCTTCAACTCCCAATGATCCTGACAATCCTGGCAATCCTGATAATCCTGACAATCCTCTCAATACTTGTCCGCCGTTTTGCGGTAATTCTTATGAACCTCCGAGTTCGATTGAAACGCTAACGCCAAATCCGATTAATTATCTTGAAGAACGCTTTACGCGGGAATTTGTGAAATATACCGGAATTGCAGAGGTAAATCTGCGAACGCTGGATGAGATAAAGGAAATTTTGCGGACGATTGAGGACAATACGGGAGAAAAACCTGCAATTTTGTACGTTGCTTTTATTCCAAAAGATTTCACGCCGGGAGAAACGCCAGCCGTTCAAGAGAGTGACGAATTAGAGTTGATTTTGGTGACTTCCGAGGGGGTGCCATTCCGCCGCCAAATGCGAGGGGTGACGCGGAAACAAGTTCTGGAGGTGGCGAAGCAATTCCGCCGCCGCGTGACAAATGTAGCGCGTCCAACGGGTTATCTCGAACCGTCGAAGCAGTTGTATGAGTGGATTATGGCTCCGGTTGAGGAGGAAATGCAATTGCGGGAGATTACCAATATTTCTTTCATTATGGATGGAGGATTGCGGGGATTGCCTGTGGCGGCGCTCCATGATGGTAATGAATTTATTATCGAAAGATATAGTGTGGGGTTAATGCCGAGTTTGTCTTTGACGGATACCCGCTACCGAGATATTAAGGAGTTGTCGGTGTTGGCGATGGGTGCGGGGAAATTTGAAGAACTTCCAGCACTTCCGGCGGTTCCGTTGGAGTTGGATTTGATTGTCAATCAACTTTGGGAGGGGGAGTTTTTACTCAATGATGATTTTACGATTGATGGATTGATTGCAGCGCGCGATCGCGTACCCTACGGTATTATTCACCTGGCAACCCACGCGGAGTTTAAACCGGGAAAACCGAGGAATTCCTATATTCAGTTTTGGGGGAACTCGAAGCTAGAACTGAGTCGCGTGCGCCAATTGGGTTTGGCGAATCCTCCGGTAGAACTCCTCGTTTTGAGCGCCTGTCGCACGGCGTTGGGGGATTTGGAAGCGGAGTTGGGATTTGCGGGATTGGCGGTGCAGGCTGGCGTAAAATCGGGTTTGGGGAGTCTCTGGTATGTCAGCGATGAGGGGACGTTGAGTTTGATGACGGGGTTTTACGAGCAGTTACAAACCGCTTCAATTAAAGCGGAGGCGGTGCGTCAAGCACAGTTGGCAATGATGCGCGGCGAAATTCGCTTGGAGGGGGGACAATTGATAACGTCGGAAGGAAGTTTCCCTCTCAGCGCTACCCTTGCGGAGGCTGGGGATAAGACGTTACAACACCCTTATTATTGGAGTGCGTTTACAATTATTGGGAATCCTTGGTGATGCGATGAATCAATTACGGCTACTGGGATTGATATTTTTACTCGGATGTACGCCGTTGGCAAATTCCAACGTGTCGATTTCGCCAATTCAAACCGTACAGCAACAACAGGAGAATCGCAGAACTCAGGTTTATTTAAAGGGTGAAGTGGTTCAAGTGGCTCCCTTTTTACAAGGGGGTGCGTATTTGTTGCAAGATGAGACGGGGAAAATTTGGGTGTTGCGCGAGGGGGATTTGCCGCAAGTGGGTGATGTGGTGGAGATTGCGGGTCAAACGCAGTATCAAAGCGTACCGATTGAGAATCGCGAGTTTGGGGAAGTTTATATCCAGGAACGTTAATCGCGTCTAAATATATATCACTCAGAAGCCCTCTCCCCCAACCCCTCTCCCAATTCTGGGAGAGGGAGGATAGATACAGTAGAATGTCGCTGCGGGGGAATGATATGAAATCTGGTTGAATGCTCTCAGTGAGGACTGACACGGTGAACGGTCAGACCCCGCGTCGGCGAAAGAGGTCGGAACCCGCGTCGGCGAAAGACGCAAGGGAACGCCGACCTAGCAAGGGAATGCTGACCGAGGAGAGAGGGAGATACGGAGAATTTTTATGATGTGCAATTTGAAAGATTTGATATGACATTAAGCATTAATCGGGGAGTTCTAATGCCAGTTGATAAATTTGGCGGCGAGAATGGGTGGTAGTTTGAGCGAGTTGGCGACTGGCTTGCGATCGCGTCATTCCCCCTTTTAACAATTTTTTCAGTTCTGCTTTAAGCTGTACCTCAGAGAGAGTCAAAGCTTCAGCTTTTGGGGTTCCCGCAACAACAAGGGTGAATTCTCCTTTAGGAACACGACTATTGTAGTGCGCGATCGCGTCCCCTAATGTTCCCCGCCAAAACTCTTCGTGCAATTTCGTTAACTCTCTGGCAAGGACAATGTGTCGATCTTCTCCCCAAAGTTCCATCAAATCCTGGAGGGTTTGTTGCAAGCGGTGGGGTGCTTCGTAGAAAATCAGCGTCCGCGTTTCATTTTGCAAGGAATTGAGCCGATCGCGCCGATCTTTTCCCTTAACCGCTAAAAACCCTTCAAATCCAAAGCGATCCGTAGGCAATCCCGCCGCCGCCAACGCCGTTATAACCGCACTCGCACCGGGAATGGGAACCACCTCAATTCCCCGTTCAATGCAGGCTTTAACTAGCTCGTAGCCCGGATCTGAGATTCCCGGCATCCCCGCATCGCTGACCAGCGCGATCGCGTCCCCTCCCAATAATCGCTCCAATAACTCCCCCAAACGCGCGCGACGATTGCGATCGTGATAGCTAATCTGAGGCGTTGTAATCTGGAAATGTTGCAATAGCCTTCCGGTATGTCGCGTATCTTCCGCCGCGATCGCGTCAGCACCTTGCAACACGCGCACCGCACGAAATGTCATATCGTCCAAATTCCCAATCGGCGTTGCCACCACATACAGCGTTTGGGGTTGCAATTCGTTCATGTCTTCGGTTACTAGCAATATCGCACTACCCATTCAGCTTAGAATATTAGGACAACAGTCAAAGCTGAAACCTTGACCCATCAACCGTTTCCCTCCTGCCCTCTGCCCTCTGCCCTCTGCCCTCTGCCTCTTGCTATAGCTGAGTGCTAACGCATAAAGAGAGGGACATAGTGCGACTATGCCCCTACACTGTTCTATGCAATTGTTAAAATGTTACGCGATCGCGGCCATCTTAACTTCGTTATTGGCGAGCAACTCCTGTAACTCTTCCGAATCTACCGTTTCCTTCTCCTCCAACATTTCTGCCAGACGATCGAGGAGATGTTTGTTTCCGGTCAAAACCGCTTTCGCGCGATCGTAAGCTTGGTCTACTAACGAGCGAACTTCGTCATCAATCACTGCGGCTGTTTCTTCAGAGAAATCGCGATCCGAAGCAATCTCTCGACCGAGGAAGACATTATTATTCTGGCGACCCAAAGCCACAGGACCCAAGCGGTCGCTCATGCCAAAGCGAGTAACCATCTGACGGGCAACCCGCGCCACCTGCTGCAAGTCATTGGATGCACCCGTTGTCACCTCTTCCTCGCCAAAAATCAACTCCTCTGCAATGCGACCCCCAAGGGCGACCGCCATCTGATTTTGCAAATAAGAGCGGGAATATAAACCAGAATCCATTCGTTCTTCACTCGGCGTGAACCAGGTCAAACCGCCAGCGCGACCGCGCGGAATGATGCTAATTTTTTGTACGGGGTCGTAATCGGGCATCAACGCACCCACCAAAGCGTGACCCGCTTCGTGGTATGCCACCAACTGTTTGCGCTTCTGGCTCATCACCCGATCTTTCTTCTCAGGGCCGGCTAGCACGCGATCGATCGCGTCATTCACCTCATCCATCGAAATTTCGGTCAAGTTGCGTCGAGCCGCAAGAATGGCAGCTTCATTGAGCAAATTGGATAAATCTGCCCCCGTGAATCCCGGCGTGCGGCGACCGATTCGATCCAAATCCACATCTTTGGCTAAGGTTTTACCCCGCGCGTGAACGTTGAGAATCTCCACGCGACCCGCATAATCCGGACGATCTACCACAACCTGACGGTCGAAGCGGCCCGGACGTAACAGCGCTGCATCCAGCACGTCAGGTCGGTTCGTTGCAGCAATAATAATAATTCCCGTATTGCCTTCAAACCCGTCCATTTCCGTCAGCAATTGGTTGAGGGTTTGTTCGCGCTCGTCGTTTCCGCCGCCTAAACCCGCACCGCGACTGCGACCGACTGCATCGATCTCATCGATAAACACAATACAAGGCGCATTGGCTTTAGCTTGCTCGAATAGATCGCGCACGCGAGATGCACCGACCCCCACAAACATTTCCACGAATTCCGAACCGGAAATCGAGAAGAAAGGAACTCCCGCTTCTCCCGCAACAGCACGAGCGAGTAAGGTTTTACCCGTTCCCGGAGGGCCCACTAACAAAACGCCTTTGGGAATTTTTGCCCCAATAGCCGTGAAGCGGTCTGCATTTTTGAGGAAATCCACCACTTCGTTGAGTTCGAGTTTGGCTTGTTCGATTCCCGCCACATCGCTGAAGGTGACTTGGGTTTGGGGTTCCATTTGGACTCTGGCTTTCGATTTGCCAAAGTTCATCGCCTGAGAACCAGGACCGCTTTGAGCGCGGCGCAACAAGAAAAATAGCCCAACCAGCAGGAGGATGGGGAAGAATAAACCACTTAGGGTACGCAACAAGAAGCCGTCGTTACTGGGCGGTTTAACGGCAATATCAACGCCGTTTTTACTTAAAATATTGATGAGTTCTGGGTCGTTGGGCAGGTTAACCTGAATTTGGCTCCCTTGTTGATCGGTAAATTCAGCTTTGGAACGATCGGCACTCAAACGAACGGTTCCTTCGATTTTTTGCTGTTCGACTTGATTGATGAACTTGCTGTATTTCCAGGTTTCCCGGCTTTCGCGGGGACTATCTAAAAATGCTGTTCCTAAAGCAATAACGACGATTAACAGCAGTGCATATAACCCCGCGTTGCGCCATTTTTTGTTTTTGTTCACGCGCTTCTTTCCTCCTGGTGATGGTTTGGGAAAACTCGGTTTGGATTATTGAAGTGGGGTTTCCCCATCATCTTCATGTTTCTCTAAAATTTTACAATTTTACTTATATTAACTAATGTTAACGTCTCTCAGGAAAAATCGCATCGTCCCCATTTTTTTTGGCGCGCGATCGCGTAGGGAGCTGTCTTCTTTACACTCCTCTTCTCTTCCCCAACCTCCCCTGCTTCCCCTGCTCTCTACCTCTGTCAGTCTTATTCCCAATTTATTTATTAATAGATAGCAGCTTACCCCTTTAACTGATCCAAAAATCCAATCACCTCTCGTTCAAACGCCACCTGCGCGCGATTGGTTCTCCCCCCCACGTAAAATCGATCGCCCACCTGCAATGCCCAAATTTGGGAGTGAGACAGATAACTCATCACCACCCCAATCATCAGCAAGCCAAACCCCCCATAAACCATTGGAATGCCGGGATCGGCTTTAATTTGCAATCCCGTCGAACCAATCAAGTCGAACACCTTCAGGGTTATCCCATTCACCTCTGTTGTCGTCCCAGTCCGCACTGCGCCGCTCAAATTGCCCTTGGCATCGTACACCAAGAGCGTTCCCTGCAAATCTTTGGTTAAGAGCGATGCACCTTCGCTCATATCTGGTTTAGTGGGAACCCAAGTCCCCCAAAAACGACCGCCTCCTTCAGTTTCCAATTCTGCCATCGGCAAGCGAAACATCGGGCTGTTGTTGACCTGTGCGACGATCCCTGCAATGCCCCAATTGGTTTGATAGAGGGTTACGCCGCGATAGCGCAAGGGATGGTTGACGGAGATGGTTTGACGATCTAATTCGGTTCCTTCATCGTCGATGACCGATAGATCTGAGTAGAACTGATCGATGTCTCCTTCTGGGGTGTAATCGATCCAAAATCGATTGACTTTCACGCCCCAATCTGTGGGAATTTGTGCGGTGGCGAGGGGGCCTGCATTGATAATATTGGAGATTTTGAAGGCTTCCCCACTCGGTACGATTTCCTGGGCTAGAAAGCCCCCCAGCGCGCCCCAAATGGAACCGATCAGAACGAGTAACATACTGGCGTGGACGATAATGGGGCCAATGCGTCCGGCGATGCCTTTTCGGGCGTAGAGGGCATTTCCTTCGCGAAAGATTTTATAGTTTTTTTTCTCTAACAGGGGGTTCAGGGAGTCGAGGGAACCGGTGTCGAGTTCTGCGCTGAGGGCAAGTTTTTCAAATTGGCGGGGTTTTGTGTAAAATTTCCAACGTCGGGCGGCTTTGAGAGCGGGAAATTGGCGGGTGAAGGTGCAGGCGGTGAGGCTGCTGCCAAAAAGAACCAATAGGGAGAGAAACCACCAGGTTCGATAAACGCGGTCTAACCCCAGAACGAGCAGAACTTTCCAGGTGAGAAACCCAAAGAGGGCGGGGTCTTCAGGGTAGTTGGCTTGGTAGAAGGCGAGGGATTGACCTTGTTCGATGACGGTTCCACTGATGCTGAACAGCGCGATCGCGAGAAGCAAAAAAATGGCGAGGCGCAAGTTGGCAAGCGCTCTCAGGGCGCGGCGCACAATTGAAGTGGGAGTGAGTAAGGAAGGGGAGTTATCGATCATCACCTCATCAGAAGAATTGGTCGTTGTCTGTCAATCTGCCTCCTGAGTTTTGCTAAGGCAGAAGGGACAAACCTATGCCACCAAAGAATGGCAGAAACTTGTTCGATCTCCATCGTACATGGGTTTGAGGGACTGAGCGCCATTTTTACAGCAAGAGCCAACAGTCATCTGTGATTCGCGCGATCGCGGTTCCTTCATCGATCGCGCACTGGCTGACTTTTCCTCCAAAGGACGCGCGGAGAACGCTTTTGGACAGTTATTGTACCTTTGCGTAAGAGAGGGAAAGTGGTGGGAGCGTTGGTGGTAAAGTCACCGTATCTGTACTAATGCAATTGAGAGTTTTTCCTTGGGATAACTCTTGGGCTACTTTAAGGGAAGTCTTCCCAATACCCCTCTACATTGAGAGTGGTGCCGTCAACTTGCGCTTGGGAAAGATCGGCATTTTGGGCGCGAAAACAATTTGCTCCTTGTAACTGAGCGCGTTGCAATTTTGCTTGGGTCAAATTAGCATTGCGGAGATCGGCGTTACGAAGATCGGCGTTGCGGAGATCCGCTTCAGACAAGTTAGCGCCTTGGAGATTGGCTTTGGCGAGGTTTGTGCCTTGCAATTGAGCGTGGCGCAGTTTTGCTCTGGATAGATTTGCGGTTTGGAGATTGGCGCGGCTTAAGTTTGCTTGTTGGAGGTTGGCATTGCTCAATTGTGCTGCCTGCCCTTGGATTCCTTCTAAATTCGCATTTTCTAGATTGGCGTAGGGAAGATAGGCGTTTTGAAGGGTGCTGTTGCTCAGATCGATTCCTGAGAGTTGGGCTTCAAATAATTCTGCCTGACTCAAATCCACTTGTTTAAAATCTCGTTGACCGCGATCGTATTTTTCCAGTAACTCTTCTACCCTCAGCTTTTGCATAGGTAATCAATTTTCTAAATGGTTCTCAATTACGTCACTAAATTCTTGGAATTTGGGAACTTAGCTAATTCAATCGTCTCTTTAGAGATAAAAAATATTGAGTTTCTTTGAGTTTTTTTAAGATTCGTAACGATTAAAGGGCGCGATCGCGCACAGTTGGTTTGGTGCTGCCCAATTGAAAAGTTGTGCCAAGATGAAAGGATGAAGGGAAAGTCAAAAACATCTTATGCCACCATCTAAAGTGTCGATCGCGCACCACTACCACGAACGCACAAAGTATGACCCCGAAACGATTGCTTCAAAAAGCAAAGGACTCGATTGGTCCCAACAACCCTCCCCGTTCAAGGAATACAAAATTGGCAAGGCTTTTGACCTCAAATCTTATCTAATGGAACAGGTTGACACTCCAAAGGATGGAGAATTCCAACAGTGGCAACGGCTGTCACAATTGTTTCTGTGCAGCTATGGCTTGACTGCAAAAGTTGTTTCTGTATTTGGGGACCCCATTTATTTTCGTGCAGCACCCTCTGCGGGGGGTTTGTATCCAGCAGAAATTTATCTGATTTCGCGCGGCACGTCGATTCTCCCCCCAGGATTATATAGCTATCAACCCCAAAGTCATGCGCTGTTTCGTTTTTGGGATGATGCGGTTTGGCAGGATCTGCAAGCGGCGTGTTTCCTGTCTCCTATCCTGGAGGAAACGGAATTAGCCGTTGTCACTACGGCTGTTTTTTACCGTTCTGCATGGCGTTATGAGGATCGCGCCTATCGACGCATTTTTTTGGATACGGGTCACCTGTTGGGGAATATTGAGTTAGCAGGAGCGA from Lusitaniella coriacea LEGE 07157 harbors:
- a CDS encoding CHAT domain-containing protein, with amino-acid sequence MQYLSIRFQRALLFCFFSLLGGNVAVLPLRAEPITPATDGTGTIVIPNGNQLDITGGTLSRDGANLFHSFQQFGLNSNQIANFLSNPNIVNILGRVVGGDPSIINGLIQISNGNSNLYLMNPAGIIFGSGTTLNVPGDFFATTATGIGFGNGNWFNAFGDNDYQSLIGTPSQFAFDFAQPGAIINAGNLSVDSGKNLTLLGGTIINTGSLSTTSGNILITAVKGSSLVRISQPGSLLSLEIEPPRDNNGNLTPFNALDLPALLTNSAPTVDTGLSVNPDNTVQLNSSNATIPTDTGTAIISGNLDSSGDIGGSIDVFGDRVGLLSANLNVSGTNGGGNARIGGDFQGAGNVPNAARTFVSSDSIINADAILNGDGGRVIFWSNEVTGFYGDVSAKGGTNLGNGGFVEISGKDNLVFSGSVNVSAANGLLGTVLFDPRDINIVAGAGADDNQLNLNVPNPGDPIGQILTGDGGTLADFQIGSATLGGIAGNILLQASRDINLNTDLTLNPPGSLGTTIAFTAGRDFNGAGQDITAPGRNIIITAGNNLTIGNIDTSLNVAGGVGIGGIINLTAATGDIVTGNLNSFVTPNGDLGSAIGGGVNLTATAGSIVTGAIDSSATANSGGIGVVTATAGTVAINGRNSVDIGDIATVGNANSVATGIGATATSGQVIVNSDSALNVGAIETSATVATNGGTETATGGSVRLVAGANPGSPLSFVAIVAAAAAANTATGGNVEINFDSSNPDNVGNGLVRGTGLGTTINTVGNTASGSVTIRHDGGFNNIPFVVGDPNVAVDPNSNGTAGAIDAGNAPLTGTFDVLANGGSVNPQPNITITSVNTPPSIVPFPNPVATIQQNQTFNLTFAQIAARVSDVNLDDFINNSIVIDNITATGTLTLVRGGNSIVLAPDSTQKLQPGDVLVYTPLGNFVGSLNIFRVNADDVVSDAIPRLVNINISQRSSTPNDPDNPGNPDNPDNPLNTCPPFCGNSYEPPSSIETLTPNPINYLEERFTREFVKYTGIAEVNLRTLDEIKEILRTIEDNTGEKPAILYVAFIPKDFTPGETPAVQESDELELILVTSEGVPFRRQMRGVTRKQVLEVAKQFRRRVTNVARPTGYLEPSKQLYEWIMAPVEEEMQLREITNISFIMDGGLRGLPVAALHDGNEFIIERYSVGLMPSLSLTDTRYRDIKELSVLAMGAGKFEELPALPAVPLELDLIVNQLWEGEFLLNDDFTIDGLIAARDRVPYGIIHLATHAEFKPGKPRNSYIQFWGNSKLELSRVRQLGLANPPVELLVLSACRTALGDLEAELGFAGLAVQAGVKSGLGSLWYVSDEGTLSLMTGFYEQLQTASIKAEAVRQAQLAMMRGEIRLEGGQLITSEGSFPLSATLAEAGDKTLQHPYYWSAFTIIGNPW
- the ftsH3 gene encoding ATP-dependent zinc metalloprotease FtsH3, whose translation is MNKNKKWRNAGLYALLLIVVIALGTAFLDSPRESRETWKYSKFINQVEQQKIEGTVRLSADRSKAEFTDQQGSQIQVNLPNDPELINILSKNGVDIAVKPPSNDGFLLRTLSGLFFPILLLVGLFFLLRRAQSGPGSQAMNFGKSKARVQMEPQTQVTFSDVAGIEQAKLELNEVVDFLKNADRFTAIGAKIPKGVLLVGPPGTGKTLLARAVAGEAGVPFFSISGSEFVEMFVGVGASRVRDLFEQAKANAPCIVFIDEIDAVGRSRGAGLGGGNDEREQTLNQLLTEMDGFEGNTGIIIIAATNRPDVLDAALLRPGRFDRQVVVDRPDYAGRVEILNVHARGKTLAKDVDLDRIGRRTPGFTGADLSNLLNEAAILAARRNLTEISMDEVNDAIDRVLAGPEKKDRVMSQKRKQLVAYHEAGHALVGALMPDYDPVQKISIIPRGRAGGLTWFTPSEERMDSGLYSRSYLQNQMAVALGGRIAEELIFGEEEVTTGASNDLQQVARVARQMVTRFGMSDRLGPVALGRQNNNVFLGREIASDRDFSEETAAVIDDEVRSLVDQAYDRAKAVLTGNKHLLDRLAEMLEEKETVDSEELQELLANNEVKMAAIA
- the rsmI gene encoding 16S rRNA (cytidine(1402)-2'-O)-methyltransferase — protein: MNELQPQTLYVVATPIGNLDDMTFRAVRVLQGADAIAAEDTRHTGRLLQHFQITTPQISYHDRNRRARLGELLERLLGGDAIALVSDAGMPGISDPGYELVKACIERGIEVVPIPGASAVITALAAAGLPTDRFGFEGFLAVKGKDRRDRLNSLQNETRTLIFYEAPHRLQQTLQDLMELWGEDRHIVLARELTKLHEEFWRGTLGDAIAHYNSRVPKGEFTLVVAGTPKAEALTLSEVQLKAELKKLLKGGMTRSQASRQLAQTTTHSRRQIYQLALELPD
- a CDS encoding cytochrome c biogenesis protein, which produces MIDNSPSLLTPTSIVRRALRALANLRLAIFLLLAIALFSISGTVIEQGQSLAFYQANYPEDPALFGFLTWKVLLVLGLDRVYRTWWFLSLLVLFGSSLTACTFTRQFPALKAARRWKFYTKPRQFEKLALSAELDTGSLDSLNPLLEKKNYKIFREGNALYARKGIAGRIGPIIVHASMLLVLIGSIWGALGGFLAQEIVPSGEAFKISNIINAGPLATAQIPTDWGVKVNRFWIDYTPEGDIDQFYSDLSVIDDEGTELDRQTISVNHPLRYRGVTLYQTNWGIAGIVAQVNNSPMFRLPMAELETEGGGRFWGTWVPTKPDMSEGASLLTKDLQGTLLVYDAKGNLSGAVRTGTTTEVNGITLKVFDLIGSTGLQIKADPGIPMVYGGFGLLMIGVVMSYLSHSQIWALQVGDRFYVGGRTNRAQVAFEREVIGFLDQLKG
- a CDS encoding pentapeptide repeat-containing protein, whose amino-acid sequence is MQKLRVEELLEKYDRGQRDFKQVDLSQAELFEAQLSGIDLSNSTLQNAYLPYANLENANLEGIQGQAAQLSNANLQQANLSRANLQTANLSRAKLRHAQLQGTNLAKANLQGANLSEADLRNADLRNADLRNANLTQAKLQRAQLQGANCFRAQNADLSQAQVDGTTLNVEGYWEDFP